AGTTACTTGTACACATCAGATGTTAAATACAGACCCAATGgaatacctttaaaaataaggttCCCCAGGAACTGGTGTGAGGGCTGGGTGTATTTTGTACCTTTTGTGAAAAAGCTGAGAGAGTCCACTGTGAAAGCTACAAGTCTGGGGAGATATATTCTGCTGGGAAGAAGctgaaggtaaagaaaaaaggcaaaggagCCAGACTACAGGAAGATCTTTCACATCCAAGAGCACTTGAATGGGCAGACAAGAAGCAAATGATGGTCATGTGGAAAGTACAAGGTAGTGAGTTTTGGGGGAAAGAATTCACAAAATCAAGAGCTCTGAACATTCAAACTCAAAGTGAGAATCCATTGTACTGATGTGGGCCAAAATGGCCAACCAAATCCACTGTCAGGTATCCTCCAAAGGGTCTCAGAAACCCTGGACCTAGACAAATAACTTAGATGATGGTAGTTAAAATGATCAGGGGCCagggaagaaacagaataaaagggCAAACTGAAAAGGGCTATTACCAAAATCTAGATCCCTGACCAGCACAGCCACAGGCCTCTCTCTACAGACCAAAAGTTAAGGTATAGATGCATTTCTtagaaatacaaagcaaacaaGCTTAGGATGACAAATTACTATAAACACATTAGCCTGGGAGGAGGTACTGGCACTGAACACACACATTCCTATAAGGCTGGATATGTTCACTAATCCCAGGGTTGACTGATAGAAAGTTGATTAAAAGAAGGTGGTCTACACAAGGCAGCCACACACTCCCAAAATATGTCCCTAGAAACTGGATGTCCTCCTATCTTAAGGCTGGGATCTGCCCCGTTAGGAGTTGTTCTCCACCCCGCTAAGATCTGGGATGGCTCTCCGCTGGCTGATTGGAGCTAACACAAAGCAGGGTCACAACTTCAGATatggtaccttttttttttctctttaaattacaCATGGAAAGCAAAaccatgtattttttctttcttttttagggCAGATGAGTGTAGATAAAAGTGGGACAGGGCAAAGATTCTGGAAGAAAGAAATACTGGTGTTGATAGGTCATGGGATTGTAGTCAATCAGCTTAATTTAATGtgtaaggggaaaataaaaacgTTCAAAGGAATGAGGCACTAAAAGAGTTGAAGTGAGATTTTTCTTTGGTTCCCAGGTTTCTGTCCCTGGGTTCTCCAAGGTTAGGTTCCAAAGCTATtccttttggctcttgtgaaacACAAGGAATCTCAAAGATGTAGACACTGGTACCAGCTGTGCACGAAGAGTGGTTAGGAAAACAGTTCACATTAGATGTGTAAAATTAATTAAACCCAACTCTAGACTCTACAAAAGCCCCTTCCTCCTGATGAAACCAGCTGCTGGGCTTCAGTCTAGGCTGTCCCTAGCCCAGCTCAGAACATGACTGAGTCCTCTCCTTTCTCGTTCTTTCTTTAACAAGGTTGTTGGCAAATGCAGGCCTCAGAGGAAGGGCGTGGCCTCAGTGGGAGATGCCTAGAGACTGCAGCAGGTGAAATGTGGCCCCCAAGGCCCAGCCCGTCTCTATGTTGTTCACTTTTTTTGTGAGCTgttgggaaggagaaaaaaaagtcttcacattttcattcaattttcaACTCTAGCAAGTACAACATGGGCAGAGAATACCTGCCAAGATCATCCATGAGGCCAAAACCAAGTCTCTGGAGGCTTCCCCAGCCCTCTCTATAAGCTTCCCTCCTGCCACTGCCTATTGCTCCTCCACCTGCCAATCTGATCCCTGAATCTTCTGCCCCAGGAAGTGGTCTCAGACAAGACTTCTAGAAGGACCTATGAGACAGGTTTCTGAATGCTTTCCCTAATCCTGAAACTAAATATAGCAGGTGTCAGGAACAGATTTGGGGTAGGAAAGAACATACTAAGCTTCCTGTTTTATACTTTGTAAGCAACTGCATCTTCTTAAGCACCAGCAATCAACCGAGGCATCTGAGGCATTCTAGGCCGGGTCGTGCTTCGATTGATTCAGTTAgttcagtgaccttgggcaaaagtTTAAACTCAATGTCCTCAACTATATAACAAGGGGATTAGATTAGTGTTTATCAAATTGTTTTCTTCAGAATCCTAGGGGTTCCTTAGAAGTgattcaaaggagaaaagagggggagggtatagctcagtggtagagctagtcctgggtccaatccccagtacttctgttaaataaataaacctaattcacacccttccctccccaacaaaaaaaatacaaaggagaaaaggagacaaaaattgtGAAGGAGTTTCAGGCCCCTTACCTCTGCTTCAACCAGGTAGctccatttgtatcattttactGGCATTCTGCATAAGCTATTGTTGAATAAAGACACCACcatcatcccccacccccacacaaaGGTTTCGAAATCCGTGGACGGGGTTTAGTCTTTCCGTCTAGTACTAACTTCCTGTGACACAATACTTCTGTGTTGACCTGATGAAATCTGGTCTATAGTCACTGTGTTAAAAACTGGGAAGAACGGCATGGGAATAATTATCCTGAGATTTCAGTCTGTGACACCTGAGTCAAACCAGgtgtccccatccccatccccaaacgctcctcctctgtcctcaggACTTGAGCTGACAACCTAGGGGTGAAGTGATCTCTGGAAAAGGGGATTGCCCACCCCTGATTCAAATTCTGCTGCCActgaaataaagactaaaaggATGCTAGAAATGGAAATAGGAGAAAATTGTCCTTATATGACTTGGTTATTGTTGATGCCTAAGCAGAGGAAGTTGTTAACTTAGTATGTTTTGAGGGCTTAGGATGACCTCTCTTATCCACAAATCCGTCAATGTGAAATGCCTACACTAACAATCATACCAATATTAAtaatttaccatgtgccaggcattgtgttttatctcaattttcacaacagccctatgaaatAGGCACTCTAATGTGTTTTGAATGAGGAACCTAAAAGTTAGAGAGGGGAAGTAGATCatctaaggtcacagagctagtaagctTGCAGAACCAGAACTTGAATCCACATCTGATGGACAACAGAGCCCATGCTTTAAACACTATGCTACACACTCTACTGGCAAGTAACTCAAATTCTCAGCAGGTGTAACAACACACTAAATCCAAATACCTTTGTAGAAATGAATTTATGAAATCTGTGTAACAAGAAATGGGGCAATATAATATAAACTCATCTGAAAATCAGGACCCAGGAAGGGGAAGTGgcaagaaagaaggaggaggctTTGTAAACAAGGTACAGTCTACTTACTGGACCCACGTTCAAAGATGCCTTGTGCCATAGCTATGTTTTTGTCACATCTCCTCTAATAAAGTGTATGCTATTTGAGGACAAAGATTACATCTTAATCATCTTGATAACTATAGTGTACAATTATTCAATTATGCTATAGAAGATAAGAAAGTGTATGGGATGGATGAAACTCAAAATGTGTTtggaatagataaataaattactaTAGAAAAGGCTGGAAGACAAAGGGGGACCTAAGACCCAAGAGGCACCAAATATATGAGGCACACATAAAATACACATGACACATGGCATTCAATACTCACAAGGTCTTAAATAAGCACTCGCTGGTGATACCCTTCTGGTCCCTCATGTCCTCTGCCAAACAAAACCATCTAACGGGCTAAGGAGTGAGCTAACGCTACTGGCCAGTGTACTCGTGCCTGTGCTGCTCCAGACAGAGCAAGTCTGTGTGATGGCCCCAGGCACCTCTGTCCTCGTTCCCCCTCAAGCAAACTGCAGTACTTGTAATGTACTATCAGCAgtggagaagaggcaggacaTACGAACCCAGGATTTGGGAACTAACGCACTGCTGTCCTGCTCGCTCCCTACCCTGTGCGTTCACCTAtccatttcttttcccttgctcCTCAACTGAGTTTTGAAATTGATTTAATAAACCACGTGGCCTGGGGATCTTAATTTGGGCTGCAAGCCTTTCTGCTCAGTGACCTCTGGGATAGCTTGCCTGGTAATATACAGTATATTAACAACTTGAACAACTCAGGGGGTTATGGGTACAACCCCCAAGCACCTGAAAACTggcatataactttacagtcatgTCTCTATATCCACAGATTCAAGCAGCCGCTGACTGTGTAGCACTGTAGTATTACTACCGAAAAGAATCCACGTATCAGTAGACCCAGTTCAAGCCCATGTTGTGCAAGGGCCAAGTGTACTTTGAGGCTGCCATTCCAACAAGGTAATTTCCCACATCATGGTGACTTGTACAGTGCCTTGTCCATAGCCTGAATAAAAATACCTCATAATTCCACCTATAGCCACTCTGATTACCAAACAagtttttaactctttctttccAACTCCCAAATAAAAAGACTGTTATGTGACTCTGGTGTCCTCTCTTACCTGTAAGATAGTGCTTCCTGCAAAgccaaagccatccttcaacaaggcTGTGATGTAACTAAGATCCATGCACAGGAAAGGACTGCCTGAGGTGAAGTTTTCCAAGTTATCACAtactggaggagagagagagtgaagaatggcattcaagTCTGCAGCCAACTGAGAGGTATATGATTTTCTCTaaatacagactgagaataagCAAAGCAGAATGCTCCAATCTCCTGCTCCCAGATGCCTGGGAGTCTCGGAGGTAGAAATGTGCACTGACAGCCTCTGCAGGACCCCAGTTTCTCAAGAACTTGCATATTTATGATGTGACATCTTATCTACTCAAAGGTAGACAGGTTCTAGGTTATTTGCTAAATTTCTATGACCTATTGTTAGGGCTTACTTCAATTAAGTCCCTTAGATATTATTAATGCTGGGGCCCAGAAAACAGGGAAATACCAGTTAGCCCTACTTCGGAGCCAGAGGAtgagatcatttatttttatttttgatggactCTTTCAAGGAAGCCTCTGTGGCTATTTCCCATATATTTTGGTGCTCAGTGTTTCAGTAACACTGATAACattctatttcaattttaaaaaaaggaagaaagaaatgaagaaagaagaaaaggtctTCACCATTTCTCCAAAGCCCCTCgtattctcatatttttatttgccacTTAATGCTTTTAACTCCTGGCAAAGACAGGAAAGCAGCCTTCTGGGAGGCTTTCAGCTGGCTGAGACACGTCAGATGACTCTGGGCGCAGTCTCGCAGGCTCGCCTTCAAGGGTTTCCACTGACACTTAccttcccttgcttttctttcaaaatcttcaACTTTTAAAACACCTCCTTTTTCATAatctgaaatgaaacaaaacagtaGTTGACGTCAAAAAACCTTcaaggagggggaagggtatagctcaaatggtagagcgcatgcttagcatgcacgaggtcctggattcaatccccggtacctccataaaaaaactaactaaataaataaaacctaattacctccccctgcaaaaaacaaaacaaaacaaaacaaaacaaaacaaaacaaaccttcaAGGAAACATAAGAAAATTATCCTAGAAATGTTTATAgtctattttatattatgtatatttaaccACAGTTTAAAAATTGGCCCACTGAAAAAACACATTAGAAAATATCTCAGGTCATGACAGCTGACATATATACATTCTCACAGCTAAACAAAATGTATGATtatgattaagaaaaaagttataaaggGGGAAGAGgaaactttctggggtgatgagtATGTTCATTATCTCGAATTTCAcaatggtttcatgggtgtatatatatgtcaaaacttaccaaactacactttttttaaattaaaaaattattattttatttatttggggggtggtggtaattaggtttatttatttatttatttaatggaggtactggggtttgaacccaggaccttgtgcatgttaagcatgcattctaccactgagctataccctcccctcttgtacactttaaatgtgcattttatatCAGTTATGCctccataaaaatgttaaaaaaaaaagaaaagactgcaCGTATATTTGTTTAGGCTATCTTCCAGCCCCCAGAGATTCTCAGTCATGTTCACTCTCACTTAGGTGACTAGTGTCACTCAACTAGGGTGACACACAATCAACAAAGCATGTCCAACACTCCTTTTGTCCCATTCCCTTTCCCACCACAGCTTGCCCAGTTTCCTCCCTGGACGACACCTGGAGTGAACTTACCAATCATGTCTGTGTCAACAGCTCGGTCATAATAGTAAGAGAAGGCATAGAAGGAGCTTCTCTGGACCTCATCTGGCTGATGAAGCTTTCCTTGCACCACCCTCAGCACTTCAGCGTAGCAGGGCTCAAAGCCCACCGCCCCTGCTGGGGCAAAGGTGCACAGGAACAAGGTGAGAACGTGAGATGCAAGCTGCTGAAGCCAAAGAAGAAACAGCAGGAGGATCAAGGCGAGCTGAGGCTCAGGACAAAGGGCTCACAGACAAAGCTGGGCAAACTTCTGCAGCCTCATCACCCTGGAGGAAAGGACCCTGCTTCTCCACAGCGGCTCTGTCTCTAAACTGTGTTCACCAAAACCAGCCACAGCCGACCTCAAGCTGCTGCCAAGCACTACGTGTCACAGTATTCATGAGAACGGTAGGCAGAGGTCCGTCTGCTTCCTTCGCTAGAAACATCAAGTTCTTTCTGTGAGTTTAGGTCTATGCCTTTCTTAATACCTAACATCAATTATTCTTCCTGTCATCTTAATTTCCAGTTTTACTATAATTGAAATAGCTAAACATTAATTGAACCCGGAACAGTTTCACCCTGCTGAGGGGCAGGGACTCTGAATACATCAGACTAGGGTGAGAAAAGGTTTCTAAGGGATCTACGATACAGGCAAGGGAAGAGCTGAATGCAGAATGACGGCTGCCTGTTCGCAGTCACCTCACATCACTCCTCAGGGGTATACCAAGATCTATTAGAATTAGTTCCTGCAAAAGACAAGCTTCccgggggtggagggtgggaaggggtagatgggatttcaaaattgtagaatagataaacaagattatactgtatagcacagggatatatacacaagatcttatggtagctcacagagaaaaaaatatgacaatgaatatatatatgtttgtgtatgactgaaaaattgtgctctacgctggaatttggcacaacattgtaaaatgattacacatcaaaaaaaaaaaaaaaaaaaaaaaaaaaaaaagacaagcttcCCTTGAGCTCTGGAAAAAGTTTCCCATGGGACTTTTCCAGACTTGTACTGTAAAAGTAACTTCAACCAGTGAAAAAATATCACTTGCCTTCTTGGTTGCCACCATACTGGTATTTCACGCCCCCAAAGATCCACTCTGCTTCCAACCATCTCGGTAGACAGGCACTCCGGAAAGTGTGTCCATCGATTCCTGAAAGAAATCAGACCACAAAGAGGcaagggtgggagagagaaaaagaggaaggcaAGCAAGAAGCCAATAAGGTTGACAGGAATTATCAAGGTGGCAGGAATTCTTAACTCAGGGTTTGTAGATGGGTTCTGTGGGGTTGGTGGACCCCCTGAAACTACAGATAAATTTCTGTGCATATGTGCATTTGGCAGAAGGGTTGATGATTTTCATCACATCTCAAAGAAATCTAAAACCAACAATGGGAATAAGTTACTGCCtttctaaaaaaaggaaaaaatactgtcCTACTTTTCCCATTGGTTGTTgtgagatttaaagaaaatacacttGAAAATGTAAACTCTGAAATACTATACAATTATCATCACAATAATACCTTATTGTGAACCATGCACCACACAAAGTACATTAAATgcaaaatctcttttattttaaggTAAAGAAAGGGGCACAGAAAAGTGAGCTAGCTGGCTCCAAATCTCAAGACTGGAACTGACCCTAGTTCTGCCTGACCCCAGAAGCTGAGCTCTTAACCCTTTTACCACCAGTGACGAGAGGAATGGAATTGTTCAGTTATTTCACTTTGTAAATGAACTGCTGCTGCCTGTACCTCCCAGGTAAAACGAAGGGCTTGAGCAAGCTCCTGAGCCTTGAATTTCTACAGATACTTCAGCCTCCTGGCTACAGACCGTTCCTCTATACAAACAGACTTCATGTTGTAAAAGGCTAATAATATATACCCAAACATCTGAACCCATTAAGTAGAAAAGGAATTTGTTATTATTGTGCTCATTATACAATGTTTATTTCCTACTTCTGCATAACCCTTTCTTCCACAGAATCACAGCAGAGGACGGGTAAAGGCAAGCTGAGCACTGGTGTCACTCTCACCCAACCAGCACCGGTACCCAGACGAACCTTCCGTCTCCAGGGCTCCCAGGGTTGCTAGTCTTGCAGCTTTCAATCCAAATCCCAAGTAACTGTAAAATATAGGATTGACTAATTTTATGCTGGTCCTGAATTCTCCAGCCTAAAGGTCCTTCATCCAAAAGTAACatggtttctctgtctccctctggagggagggagccctCTGTGACCTATTCATTTCATGTGGACAACAAGCAGTAACTTCTGCACAATTCAGATCAAGGCCATGCATGAACTTTCCACTGTTATGATTTAAAGGCCAGAGATAGTGACACTTCCTAGGGTCCCACCCTGGGAACCATCCCCAGGAAATCTCTTATTATCTTACCGCCCAGCCCCACTCTGATCAAATTCTAGGCTGGATTTTGAACGTCTGAAAGTCAGCTTAAAAGGAGCTGATACAGAACTTTGGCCAAACCTTCTCCAAGCATCTCCTTTCTGGAGAAAACCTGACTTACATTGCTTTTACTcctatattatttatcttttacttttacattaccttttaaaaattcttacattaCTTTTTGCTATATCATTGTTAACTATATACTTTTGAGGCCAAGAATGGAGAAATCTCTTGGGTCCCTTGGGCTTTGGTAAGTGGTTTGGGTTTCAGTTAACAGGCCTTCAGGGATTGGCAAAGACTTTGTAAGACTGGTCAGATGCAATAACAGATGTGCAAATGCATTGAAAAGTTAGGAGAATCATACAATgtgaagtattattatttttcccttgtcCCCCTCCTCACCTATGTGTATAGAGCTTATAAGTGCTGTTAAACATCTCAAAGGAAGTGAGGTAGTCTCTAGGGGTTTGTTCCAGGGTTTTCTGCAaatcagaaaaagcaaaaaactattCAGGATCGCAATTATCTGAAGATGTTATCACCACTATCTGcattcctccccccaaaaaatcagaGATGAAGGAGACATTAAATTGCTAAACTCACAAAGCTCGAGGAATCAAAGGAACTCTGAACAGTGAGGGGAAGTTCACTCAGTCATTAATTGACTCTACTCAGCCTTTTTGTGGTGGAGCTGCTATCTGAAATGGGCTACCATTTTCTTAGCACCTTGATACACCTGCCAAGTGGGTTGCTAACCAGATCTTCATATGTATATGACTCACCTCAAACTGGGGCAGGAATGTGATTTGGGTAGAGGCCCCCCCCAGGTCCAGGGTCCCCACAGTCTCCTGGCTGTGGCTATGCAGCTGACCTGTGAATGAGAGCCaactctgaacatctttgcctcCTAGACAGCCCAACGCTCCTCTGTTTCCGATTTCTCCTGCTTTTGTCATATATTGGAGGAATTCTGTAAATATTCCACTGTTCCCCAGCCCCAAACGCTGCAGGCAAATGCTAAACTACAAGGACTCTTGCTGCAGCTGAGGCCTTGAAGGCAGGTAATAAACATTAACTTCCTGTCTTTCCTCCCGCAccacttttttgtttcttaaaaacaaaagaaagaatacagGGGAAAAATTAAAGAGGTATTTTTGTTCCCTGATCATGTGTGAAACCCAGTTAAGGTCTTAGATAAACTTAAGAATGTATTACCTGTCAGAAAATTCACAGTAACCCAAGCTAATATGcctaaaaaagaaagacaacgaTCACATCCAGAgcattttcccctcttccctggccctatctttgttctttttctctctaaatttcATGTCTAAAGCACACATTTCCCTATCCTCATCCTTCCATTCCTGCTACCCCGTTTCTCCTTGCTTATTTGTTCTCCTTACttagttcctttttcttcagcCCCTCCATCTCTGTTCCTGGTTCCTTTAATCAGATCTTTTATTAACCCTGGCCCTCCCCTGCTGGAATATATAACAACACCTCTCCCACCTTCATAGGATCCATCCATGATGCTAACACTGTCATCTGGTACCAGGAAAGGTGACTTCTTGAAGATCTCTTTTAcctagagagaaaggaaaaaatctggATTCCCTAAGGCAATAGAACGGATCTCCATATTCTGGCTGTATCCTATAATGCTTAGAAAATTACACTCTTCATTTTTCCTAGATAAAAGTTTAGCAGAACTCATTCCTTTTCCCTACAAAACTAGAGAAGGAACTAGGCAAGCCATTATTGGtttcttgtaaaaataaaaacacagggaTTCTttagattttcaaataaatctcAACCAAACCACCTACATTTATAGGTGAACTGGACCTAGAGCACACATTTGACCTTGTCAACTCAGAATCAGgactctgtaattttttttaaacacctgatTAATTTTACTTGAACACATACTGGAGGCTATTGAGGACCTTTTCCCACTCCATCTcttagatgaacagataaattgGGATTGTAGAGAAGCCTGGCCTGGGTGGCTCCTGAGGATACAGGAAAGTTTCTGCTGCTCTCCTATCAAATTCTACAGGTCTCTGCCCTCCTAGTAAAGGAACTCATGCCCATGAGCTGAGGTACTCTGCTGTCAGCCAGACAGAGCCTAGCATGTGGCTGGGGCCTCAGGAGTCTAGAAAGACCCCAGGTCTAGATCTGTTTATCCTATTTTAGGAGCTGGGAATGAGATCCTACACAAATGCTTTTGACTCTCCATAAGTATAGGCCAATGATATGGGTGTTATCTCTTCTTTTTATATGAGTATCATGGCAGGTGGGAGGATTTACAGCTAGGAATAGGAGGAATTCTAGTCTTATCTGCTTACATTTCTGATGGGATGAACACTTCATGCAGGGACCTCTGGACCTTGTTTCTATGAGGAAAAGTCAGTTAAGTGATTCAAAAACAATCTTTTAAGAAGAGGATAGAGAAGCACATGGGGCTAAATACAGAAGGACTTTCTGCTCTGGCTCCCTTCACCCTtcacctctctcccctgcccacaAGTTTACTCAGTTTACTCTCAACATAGCAGCCAGAGTGGTGCTTCTGAAACAGACGTCAGATCATGTCTCTCCTTAGCTCAAAATCCTCCAGTGGTTTCCTCCTTAGAGAAAAAGCCAAAGTCCTAACACCCGCCCTCATGTGTCTCCGACCTCACCTcttacctccctcccaccactcACTCCCCTCCGGCCGCGCTGACCTCCTGGATGCCGTTCCTTGAACACATCAAGATCGTTCCTGCTTTAGGTTTTTGCACCAGCTGCTTCTTTAGCCTGGAATATTCATCCTCCAAATGTCTTGTATAGCTTGCTCCCCATTCCCCTCAATCTCTGATCAAATGAATCTTACCAATGAGGTCTTTCCTGACCACCGTATTAAACAGCATCTCCACTGGCCACCAGCACCAGCATTCCCCATCGGCCTTGccctgctttatttctctccataGCGTCTATAGTACCTGACATACTTTGTATTCactcattttctgtctcct
This is a stretch of genomic DNA from Camelus ferus isolate YT-003-E chromosome 6, BCGSAC_Cfer_1.0, whole genome shotgun sequence. It encodes these proteins:
- the ENTPD5 gene encoding ectonucleoside triphosphate diphosphohydrolase 5 isoform X2, with protein sequence MATSWGAAFFVLVASCVCSTVFHRDQQTWFEGVFLSSMCPVNVSASTLYGIMFDAGSTGTRIHVYTFVQKIPGQLPFLEGEIFDYVKPGLSAFVDQPKQGAESVQELLEVAKDSIPRSHWKRTPVVLKATAGLRLLPEEKAQALLFEVKEIFKKSPFLVPDDSVSIMDGSYEGILAWVTVNFLTGQLHSHSQETVGTLDLGGASTQITFLPQFEKTLEQTPRDYLTSFEMFNSTYKLYTHSYLGFGLKAARLATLGALETEGIDGHTFRSACLPRWLEAEWIFGGVKYQYGGNQEAGAVGFEPCYAEVLRVVQGKLHQPDEVQRSSFYAFSYYYDRAVDTDMIDYEKGGVLKVEDFERKAREVCDNLENFTSGSPFLCMDLSYITALLKDGFGFAGSTILQLTKKVNNIETGWALGATFHLLQSLGISH
- the ENTPD5 gene encoding ectonucleoside triphosphate diphosphohydrolase 5 isoform X3, which codes for MATSWGAAFFVLVASCVCSTVFHRDQQTWFEGVFLSSMCPVNVSASTLYGIMFDAGSTGTRIHVYTFVQKIPGQLPFLEGEIFDYVKPGLSAFVDQPKQGAESVQELLEVAKDSIPRSHWKRTPVVLKATAGLRLLPEEKAQALLFEVKEIFKKSPFLVPDDSVSIMDGSYEGILAWVTVNFLTGQLHSHSQETVGTLDLGGASTQITFLPQFEKTLEQTPRDYLTSFEMFNSTYKLYTHSYLGFGLKAARLATLGALETEGIDGHTFRSACLPRWLEAEWIFGGVKYQYGGNQEGAVGFEPCYAEVLRVVQGKLHQPDEVQRSSFYAFSYYYDRAVDTDMIDYEKGGVLKVEDFERKAREVCDNLENFTSGSPFLCMDLSYITALLKDGFGFAGSTILQLTKKVNNIETGWALGATFHLLQSLGISH
- the ENTPD5 gene encoding ectonucleoside triphosphate diphosphohydrolase 5 isoform X1; the encoded protein is MATSWGAAFFVLVASCVCSTVFHRDQQTWFEGVFLSSMCPVNVSASTLYGIMFDAGSTGTRIHVYTFVQKIPGQLPFLEGEIFDYVKPGLSAFVDQPKQGAESVQELLEVAKDSIPRSHWKRTPVVLKATAGLRLLPEEKAQALLFEVKEIFKKSPFLVPDDSVSIMDGSYEGILAWVTVNFLTGQLHSHSQETVGTLDLGGASTQITFLPQFEKTLEQTPRDYLTSFEMFNSTYKLYTHSYLGFGLKAARLATLGALETEGIDGHTFRSACLPRWLEAEWIFGGVKYQYGGNQEAGAVGFEPCYAEVLRVVQGKLHQPDEVQRSSFYAFSYYYDRAVDTDMIDYEKGGVLKVEDFERKAREVCDNLENFTSGSPFLCMDLSYITALLKDGFGFAGSTILQSTGAYVLHCKPVGSHQEGSRVRWLKAQARAPA
- the ENTPD5 gene encoding ectonucleoside triphosphate diphosphohydrolase 5 isoform X4, whose protein sequence is MATSWGAAFFVLVASCVCSTVFHRDQQTWFEGVFLSSMCPVNVSASTLYGIMFDAGSTGTRIHVYTFVQKIPGQLPFLEGEIFDYVKPGLSAFVDQPKQGAESVQELLEVAKDSIPRSHWKRTPVVLKATAGLRLLPEEKAQALLFEVKEIFKKSPFLVPDDSVSIMDGSYEGILAWVTVNFLTGQLHSHSQETVGTLDLGGASTQITFLPQFEKTLEQTPRDYLTSFEMFNSTYKLYTHSYLGFGLKAARLATLGALETEGIDGHTFRSACLPRWLEAEWIFGGVKYQYGGNQEAGAVGFEPCYAEVLRVVQGKLHQPDEVQRSSFYAFSYYYDRAVDTDMIDYEKGGVLKVEDFERKAREVCDNLENFTSGSPFLCMDLSYITALLKDGFGFAGSTILQEINK